In Sphingobacterium zeae, one genomic interval encodes:
- a CDS encoding NAD(P)H-dependent oxidoreductase — protein MDKKILIINGHPNRESFNFAIANTYQKSAEASGAVVRTIHIIDLDFNPNLQFGYRKRTELEQDLQLAWEDILWADHLVWVHPVWWGGLPALMKGFIDRLFLPGMAFQYRENSLFWDKLLKGKSARIITTLDQPSWYYTLIYGSPSVNQLKKSTLQFCGISPVKVTYIGIIKTSDSIQRDKWLHKVQQLGYRQA, from the coding sequence ATGGACAAAAAAATACTTATTATCAATGGACACCCAAATCGGGAGTCTTTCAATTTTGCCATTGCAAATACTTATCAAAAAAGTGCAGAAGCGTCCGGAGCTGTTGTACGAACGATCCATATCATCGACCTAGACTTCAATCCAAATCTTCAATTTGGTTATCGCAAACGGACTGAACTTGAACAAGACCTACAGCTTGCCTGGGAAGACATCCTATGGGCCGATCACCTGGTGTGGGTACATCCCGTTTGGTGGGGTGGCCTCCCCGCCTTGATGAAAGGCTTTATTGATCGACTCTTTTTACCTGGAATGGCATTTCAATACCGTGAAAACTCGCTTTTTTGGGACAAATTATTAAAAGGTAAGTCCGCTCGAATCATTACGACACTTGATCAGCCGAGTTGGTATTACACGCTGATATACGGTAGTCCCAGCGTTAATCAACTAAAAAAATCAACATTGCAATTTTGTGGAATATCACCCGTAAAAGTCACCTACATAGGCATTATCAAAACTTCGGATTCAATTCAGCGGGACAAATGGCTACATAAAGTACAGCAGCTCGGTTACAGACAGGCATAA
- a CDS encoding porin, giving the protein MKKALLLSALISPVAALAQNNNAPSSYDPHDIKITGYLQTQFQKAQSPGITSYSGGDFSKNSDNRFMIRRGRLKIDRVDTYSSIVFQLDATQDGVQLMDAFIQLRHPSQKGLSLTAGLFNRPFGYSIVYSSGYRDFPERARVFQTLMPRERDLGGMVSYHPGGKAKFLNLDLALVNGSGHSAKDYDSKKDLIGNLAFKFDSLADKKIHFGFGGSFYKGSVRNDTKTYYTANNNGYSAHTSDENEGKAIGRNYYGANLQLELDNSFGKSSFKTEYVAGDQPGVAGGVDIKGPYASRSFTAQPTTDLYQRKFNGYYLWLTQEIGRTGFTAMVAYDVYDPNTKASGSTIGMAGNFTADGDVKFSTLGYGLAYQFSNRLKFTVYNEHVTNEATSLPNFSADLKDDVFTARMQYRW; this is encoded by the coding sequence ATGAAAAAAGCACTTTTACTCTCAGCTCTGATAAGTCCTGTTGCAGCGCTTGCGCAAAATAATAATGCGCCTTCTAGCTACGACCCACATGATATCAAAATCACGGGATACCTTCAGACACAGTTTCAAAAGGCGCAGTCCCCCGGAATAACTTCTTATTCGGGAGGTGATTTTTCAAAGAATTCGGACAATAGATTTATGATCCGCAGGGGGCGTCTTAAAATCGACCGTGTAGACACTTACTCCAGTATTGTATTCCAGTTGGATGCAACCCAGGATGGAGTACAGCTAATGGATGCATTTATCCAGTTACGACACCCTAGCCAGAAAGGCCTGAGTTTGACTGCTGGTCTTTTTAATAGACCATTTGGATACTCCATCGTATATTCTTCAGGATATCGGGATTTCCCTGAAAGGGCACGGGTATTTCAAACGTTGATGCCTCGAGAACGTGACCTAGGGGGGATGGTTAGCTACCATCCGGGAGGTAAAGCTAAATTTCTGAACCTCGATTTAGCATTGGTTAACGGCAGCGGGCATTCCGCTAAAGATTATGATTCAAAAAAAGATCTGATCGGTAATCTAGCTTTTAAATTCGATAGTCTTGCGGATAAAAAAATCCATTTTGGATTCGGTGGTTCGTTTTATAAGGGTTCTGTCCGTAACGATACCAAAACTTACTATACGGCCAACAATAACGGATACAGTGCGCATACCAGCGATGAAAATGAGGGCAAAGCCATCGGTAGAAATTATTATGGGGCAAACTTACAACTCGAGCTTGATAACAGCTTCGGTAAGTCTAGCTTTAAAACAGAATATGTTGCTGGTGATCAGCCTGGTGTTGCAGGTGGTGTAGATATCAAAGGTCCTTATGCGAGTAGAAGTTTTACAGCACAACCGACAACAGACCTTTATCAACGCAAATTCAACGGTTACTACCTTTGGTTAACACAGGAAATCGGGCGTACAGGATTTACTGCAATGGTTGCATACGATGTATATGACCCAAATACCAAAGCAAGTGGTTCAACGATTGGCATGGCCGGTAATTTTACGGCTGATGGTGATGTCAAGTTTAGTACACTTGGCTATGGACTCGCTTATCAGTTTAGCAATAGACTCAAGTTTACGGTCTATAATGAACATGTCACCAATGAAGCGACAAGTTTGCCAAACTTTTCAGCAGATCTTAAAGATGATGTATTTACAGCTAGAATGCAGTACCGCTGGTAA